One Dysidea avara chromosome 8, odDysAvar1.4, whole genome shotgun sequence genomic window, CAGTTACTGACCGATTAAATTTAACTGGCAGAAACAGAGAAACATTTTATGAGTGCCGTGGTGTACCACAGGTAATGGCATCGTCATTTCTTAATCGAGTGCCTTGGATGATCCCGATTGATATCCAGTCCTTGACTGGTAGATCAATATTGACAATTCCAAAAGTTTTAACTATATATGGTCATGGATATCAACTAGCTGGCTGCAGTGTTTGTAATGACAATCATTTTACTGCAGTTTGCTTCTGGTATGGTCAAACATTATATTATGATGGCATGAGAAGCCACAGGATTCAACCTTTTAAACTTAATGATTTCCAGAACAAAACTGGGTCATATGCATATTACTTTAGGCAGCTTtgattttacatactgtatgttgtagctaattaacactttatgatttattaatgtgTTTTGTATACTCAGAGAATAATTATGCTTGGTGTACTGTACTTCAGTCTATCCATTGAAAGTCTGCTGGCAATGATGGGAAGTCTAATCACGTTTAGTTGAATGGATTTTAGATTGGTAGGGTGCATGAACTTTAGTATAGACTGGGGCAGAACCATGTAGCTAGGACTGGAGGCCTGTTGCTCATCATTCATTATTGTAAGACAATCCAATATGCCAAATAACTGCTGCATGTATTCACTGAAATTACCTTTCAGAAATTTTATGTCCACTAAAATAGCCACTTTGTGAATTACTGTGCTAAAAACCCACACAATACAATTTTATGCATTCACTGCTAATAACTATAAAGCTCTAATGAAAGCCTTTAATATACGGCCATCATGCAAActttatctagctatagctatttttcCCCTCAAGCTCATAATTTACTAGTTTATATTAGTTTCTTCGTCACAGCACTGCAGGCGctctagctacgtatgtgtgttaCTTGTGACAGCAAAGATTGACACGTGATCTCCCGATTCCCGGTTCCTGATTTTACCAAGcaatctcccgctcccgctcccctcccggttttaccaataccgttctaatactgtgactgctttattagagtgactgctctattagagtatctcgatcttggccgGTATACTAAAAATGTTTGGAGGGGGTCGGGAGCTCCCTTtgccccccctgtatccgcccctgtcCTCCCTGTATTCCCCACGGCCGTTCCGGCACCCTTAAATACAGTCCAAACATTTTCCTCCGTGTGCGCAAACAAAATCTATACCTCAAATCTTCATTGTATACTTTCCGGATGGTGCACGTTTTGCTGCTGAATCCATTGCCGGATCTTGATTGATGTTGATCGTTGAACGTTTAATTGGACGAATTCCATTCTTTCAAAGCTCTTTAAGATCATCGTAACTCTCGAATTCGCCTCCTATACAAAACATCGGGCATGTGACGAAAGAACACAGAGAAAGAAAAATCCCGCTCAAAGCCACGTGTAGTTTTCGGAGATGAATGAACCGTGTACTATCCGTAAAATAATAACATCACGTGACTGCCGTGCGAATAGCACGACGCTATTAGTacgtgaccgtgcgaatagcCACTCCGTTGGATATTTAGGACCGGAATTTCGTTGACATTTTTGTAGATGGGTCTTCACCATTTCCGTTCATCATAACATACTTCCCTGAAGAAATAGATGATTCTAACCTCCCTCCACACTGGAACATTGCAGAGTCACTGCAGCTGGAGACTAGCCCCACCCTCCTTTATGATGTGGAAACTGGTGAGCTATTTGGGCACATTGAGAGCCgccattacagtggaacttgacAAAATCAGTCACATACTGGCCAAACTTGGCTGCATAAATTTCTCACCGCATACTTAAAGGGATTTAAATTTTACaaagatagctagctatactggtGATAGCTGAGACAGCTAGGTTTCATTGCAGTAGCTATAAAGAATACTGTCCGGTGTTACCACTGAATTAAATGGAATTTGTGAATCCGGCATTAATATTCACAGCAATGTTACAGATTCTCcttgcagggccgcccagagaaattaaggggcccagggcaaagagttaaagtggggccccaggggcaaggaggtttccattctgaatcacaaattcacccaagctgtaagttgaagaccaaaaaaaagtggtcattacatgctgacaatgacaatagctacccctcaccaaccatatcttcTTGTTTataaacttgctacactgctcctctgaagaatactgtgactgctctattaaagtatattgatcttttaaacaagtattggcccctttcaggctgcgGCCCAGGGTAAAATGCCCCCAGCCAGTTCCCCAACCCCCCCGTGGTCGGCCCTGTCTCCATGAGTCATGAAATGGATGCATGCTATACCTTCATAGTCACTAAAGAACATATGAAAAAGCAGCTTTAACAGgcaccaagagtaaataatggaagagagagtatccaactgccatatactgcatcaaaaatgagcacatcaagtagagaagccatcctgtagtgctttcaaaggcagtgttgaatgaagtaataaacaccttctagctcagactgtttgacttcaaatcatgcctggacacttcaaacagtctgagctagcaggtgtttattacttcattcaacactgcctttgaaagcactacaggatggcttctctacttgatgtgctcatttttgatgcagtatatggcagttggatactctctcttccattatttactcttgcagGCACTGATATGTATTAACGAAAGTTTAGAATTGGTTGCTAATGTAATTTAAACCATTTTTAATGGGACATCATTTACTGTGAAAACTCACTAAGAGGGTGGTGTTAATTGCTCATGCCCATAGCTGGTACATCATATTGGGCATAACAACCATACTGTTAAGGTGGCTTCAGAGCTCAAACTCACAACACAACATTGCCTGTGAATTGGTTATATACAACATAATTTATTgtgttcaattacaaaatcaGGCTGTTTGTTCAGTAGAAACCGGCCTCGACTTCAATATCACCGTCTAGCTAGCCAATGTATGCCCCAAGCTTGGACATATGCAAAACCATGCACCCTCTTGGCAAGTTTTCCTATATTACATGTCCCGCTAGAATGCTTTCAATTCTAACCTTTAAAAAGCTGCTTTTTCACATTTTGTCCAGTGACCTCATGCATGGTTTTATAATTTTATCCATATTCCATATAATCATCCCAAGTGTGCAATAACAAGATCAAGAAAGTTTGTCCTGTGACTGTCTATTAATATCTGATGAATTGTGGATACACATTTCATTTTGTGTTTGGCAAGCTTGTTTGGTAAATGACCTACGTACCCTTGATGCATCCACTGTGCTTAATAGAGCATGTGGCTCATCCTTGTGTTATGTTCTACACAGGTAAATTTGTGGCTCATTTTGCAGAACTTGACAGATCTATGGAAGTGAGTATATATGGGCCATATTTATATATCTACTATTTCTCATATCCATTAGGGTGCAAAGAAACATGCTTTGACCAGTTGGCCTGCCCAACGTTTAAGGAATTATGCTCGCTATATTATTGCTATTAGAAACCTGCACACAACTGGTGGTGACTTGGTGAAGCCATCAGAGATATTCTTGAGTTTACGGTAAGCAATGGTTTTATTAAAGAGTATAGTTTTGTTGCC contains:
- the LOC136264712 gene encoding uncharacterized protein; the encoded protein is MNEPCTIHGSSPFPFIITYFPEEIDDSNLPPHWNIAESLQLETSPTLLYDVETGKFVAHFAELDRSMEGAKKHALTSWPAQRLRNYARYIIAIRNLHTTGGDLVKPSEIFLSLRY